From the Oceanobacillus kimchii X50 genome, the window GAAATGAAATGAGATTTACAATTCAACGAGATAAGTTAATTAATGGTGTATCAAATGTAATGAAGGCCATTTCTGCAAGAACGGTAATTCCAATTTTGACAGGTATGAAAATTGAAGTAAAAAATCATGGAGTTACTTTAACTGGAAGTGATTCTGATATTTCAATTGAATATTATATTCCAACCGAAGAAGAAGGTATTATTCATGTTGAGAATATCGAAGAAGGAACAATTATACTCCAAGCAAAATACTTTCCTGATATTGTTAGAAAACTACCAGAAAGTACCGTTGATATTGTAGTAGATGACCAATTAAATGTACGAATTACTTCTGGAAAAGCAGAATTTAATCTAAATGGACAAAGCGCAGAAGAATATCCACAGTTACCAAAAGTTCAAACAGAAAATAGCTTTGAATTACCAATTGATCTTTTAAAAAGCATGATTAAACAAACCGTATTTGCGGTATCCACAATGGAAACTCGTCCCATTTTAACGGGTGTAAATATGAAACTTGTGGATAATTTACTTTCGTTCACGGCAACAGATAGTCATCGTTTAGCTAGAAGAGAAATTCCAGTTTCCAATGCACCTATGGAAGTATCACAAATTGTTGTACCTGGAAAAAGTCTAAATGAACTAAATAAAATTCTCGCTGATTCCGAAGAGACCGTAGAAATTAGTGTGACAAATAATCAAATTTTATTCCGAACCAAGCACTTAAACTTCCTTTCAAGACTGCTTGATGGAAATTATCCTGAGACTTCTAGACTGATTCCTGAACAGAGTAAGACAAAAATTCAAGTAAAAACTAAAGAATTGTTAGGTACAATTGATCGTGCTTCATTATTGGCAAAAGAAGAAAGAAATAATGTGGTAAAATTTAACGCACCAGGTAATTCAATGATCGAGATCTCCAGTAATTCACCAGAAGTTGGAAACGTTGTTGAAGAGATTACAGCTGATCAAATGGAAGGTGAAGAGGTTAAAATTTCATTTAGCTCTAAATATATGATTGATGCATTAAAAGCAATCGAATATGATGAAGTCCAAATTGAGTTTACTGGCGCAATGCGTCCATTTATCATACGACCAGTAGGAGATGACTCTATCTTACAACTCATCTTACCTGTAAGAACTTATTAATCAATCTAATAATATGGGAAGAAGCTCTTTCAACATAAGGGCTTCTTTTCATTTTAGGTAGAGGTACTGGAAAAGCTTAATAAAAAGTAGATTAAAGAAGTAATTTCTTCTGTTCAGTTTGCTAAATTATGATGGGAGTAGAATTAAAAAAGCAAAATTAAGCCATTTTAAGGCGTTTTTGTATATTTTGAGAGGTAAACTTCCTTTTCGAGCAAATCTTTAGTAGAATAGATATATAAGACTTTTAAAGTATATACGGTTTTAAAATACAAAAAGAATTTGGTGATAAACATGCACGAACAAATACAAATAGACACGGAGTATATTACTTTAGGACAATTAATTAAGCTTTTAAATTTCTTGGAATCTGGAGGGATGGTTAAGACTTTCCTTCAAGAAGAAGGTGCCTTAGTAAATGGACATCTCGAACAAAGACGAGGAAGAAAGCTATATCCAAAAGATGTCGTAGAAATTCAGGGCATTGGTTCATATATCGTGATTAAAGAGGACTAAGCATGCATATTGAAAAATTAGAACTAACGAATTATCGGAATTATGACCAACTGGAGATAGCATTTGATGATCAAATTAATGTGATTATCGGTGAGAATGCTCAAGGTAAAACCAATTTAATGGAAGCTATTTATGTTCTATCATTTGCACGCAGTCACCGTACTCCTAGAGAAAAAGAATTAATTCAATGGGATAAAGATTATGCTAAAATAGAAGGTAGAATTACAAAAAGAAATCAATCTGTACCGTTGCAAATCTCCATAACTTCCAAAGGAAAAAAAGCAAAGGTCAATCACCTTGAGCAACATCGTTTAAGCGACTATATTGGATCGGTCAATGTCGTGATGTTTGCTCCAGAGGATCTGACAATTGTCAAAGGTGCTCCCCAAATTCGACGACGCTTTATGGACATGGAACTTGGTCAAATACAGCCAACCTATATTTATCATTTAGCCCAGTATCAAAAAGTATTGAAACAACGAAACCATTTATTAAAACAATTACAACGAAAACCAAATTCCGATACGACCATGTTAGAAGTATTAACCGATCAATTGATTGAACATGCTTCTATTTTATTGGAACGACGTTTTATTTACTTAGAATTGTTAAGAAAATGGGCAGAACCGATTCATAGAGGAATAAGTCGAGAATTAGAGCAACTCGAAATTCAATATAGTCCAACAATTGAAGTATCAGAAGAGGCAAATAAGGAAAAAATAGGTAATATATATCAAATGAAGTTTTCTGATGTAAAGCAAAAGGAGATAGAGCGTGGAACCACTTTAGTTGGCCCACATCGAGATGATTTGATTTTTTATGTGAATGGAAAAGATGTTCAAACTTACGGTTCACAAGGTCAGCAGCGCACAACTGCTTTATCGATTAAATTGGCGGAAATAGAGCTGATTTATCAAGAGGTTGGGGAGTATCCTATCTTGCTATTAGATGATGTTCTAAGTGAATTAGATGATTATCGCCAATCGCATTTACTTAATACCATTCAAGGTAAAGTACAAACATTTGTATCAACGACAAGTGTGGAAGGTATTCATCATGAGACATTACAACAAGCAGAGCTATTTCGAGTTACCAATGGTGTAGTTAATTAAATTAGCAGAAATAAATTAAAAGGAAGTGACGATTTATGTTTATCCATATTGGAAACGGAAATGTCATTCGAACAAAGGAGATCGTAGCCATTATTGATTGCAATCTACTTTCGTCATCTTCCATTGTTGATGAAATGATTGAGGCTTGGGAAAAAATTAAAAAAGTCTCTGGCCCAAGAAAAAATGCTAAATCGATTATGCTAACGGAAGATCATGTGTATTTTAGCTCATTGTCCGTTTCAACGTTAAAAAAACGTTCAAGTATGATATCCACGATTAACAAACTGGATGATTATTCAGATGAACTATCCATTTAATCGTTTTAAATATAGAAAATAAGCTTCCGAATAGAAGGACACCGACAAAGATCGGTCTCCTATTTAAGTGTATTTCAACAGAAATGAGTGTGAGAAGATGTCTATGGAAGATAAAATTACGGAAAACCAAGAATATGGTGCAGATCAGATACAAGTTCTTGAAGGATTAGAAGCAGTAAGAAAAAGACCTGGTATGTATATCGGCTCAACTAGTGAAAAAGGGCTCCATCATTTAGTTTGGGAAATCGTCGATAATAGTATTGATGAAGCATTGGCAGGCTATTGTGACCATATTGAAGTAGTGGTTGAAGAAGATAATAGTATTACAGTAAAGGATAATGGACGTGGTATTCCAGTTGATATCCAACAAAAAACTGGAAGACCGGCACTTGAAGTAATTATGACTGTACTACATGCTGGTGGTAAATTCGGTGGAGGCGGTTATAAGGTTTCTGGCGGATTACACGGCGTAGGGGCATCAGTTGTAAATGCACTTTCTAGTGAATTAGAAGTATACGTACATCGTGATGGGAAAGTTCATTTTCTATCTTTCAAAAAAGGTGTTCCTGATGGAGAAATTGAAGTGATTGGAGATACCGATATTACTGGTACTGTAACTCACTTTAGACCAGATTCAGAAATCTTCACAGAAACAACAGAATATAACTTTGATACATTGGAGCAACGTCTTCGTGAGCTTGCATTTTTAAATAAAGGATTAAAAATCTCGATTGAAGATAAACGTACGGACAAAGAACAAGTGACGTATCACTATGAGGGCGGAATAAGTTCTTATGTTGAATTTATTAATAAAAATAAAGAAGTTCTTCATGAGCCTTTCTTTGCAGAAGGAGAAGACCAAGGGATTTCTGTAGAGGTAGCTATTCAATACAATGATGGATTTGCAAGCAGTTTATATTCATTTGCGAACAATATCCATACGTATGAAGGTGGATCACATGAAGTCGGTTTCCGTAGTGGTTTGACACGTATCATAAATGATTATGCGAAGAAAAACGGTTTAATCAAGGATGGAGATTCGAACTTATCTGGAGACGATGTTCGTGAAGGAATGACAACGATCGTTTCTATTAAGCATCCAGATCCGCAATTTGAAGGACAAACAAAGACAAAACTTGGAAATAGTGAAGTTCGTGCGATTACAGATGGAGTCTTTTCTGAAACATTTTCTAAATTTTTATATGAAAATCCTTCTATAGCAAAAATCATTGTAGAAAAAGGATTGATGGCGTCACGGGCACGTCTTGCAGCAAAAAAAGCAAGAGAACTTACACGTCGTAAAAGTAACTTAGAAATATCGAATTTACCTGGTAAGTTAGCTGACTGTTCCTCACGGGATGCCTCTATAAGTGAACTATATATTGTAGAGGGGGACTCAGCCGGAGGTTCCGCAAAATCAGGAAGGGATCGTCATTTCCAAGCAATCCTCCCATTGAGAGGTAAAATTTTAAACGTTGAAAAAGCACGTTTGGATCGTATTTTATCTAATAATGAAGTACGTGCCATGATAACAGCTTTAGGAAGTGGTGTTGGTGAAGAATTCGATATTTCCAAAGCACGTTATCACAAAATCGTTATCATGACAGATGCGGATGTAGATGGCGCACATATTCGAACATTATTATTAACTTTCTTCTACCGATATATGCGTCCACTTATTGAACACGGCTATATTTATATCGCCCAACCACCACTTTATCAAATAAAGCAAGGAAAAACGGTGAATTATGCGTATAATGATAAAGAATTGGATCGGATATTAGACGAAATTCCAAAAGCACCAAAACCAAATATCCAACGTTATAAAGGTCTAGGAGAAATGAACGCAGATCAATTATGGGATACAACGATGGATCCAGATACTCGTACACTCCTGCAAGTAGAGTTAAGCGATGCGATTGATGCTGACCAAGTATTCGATATGTTAATGGGTGACAAAGTAGAGCCACGTCGAATCTTTATCGAAGAAAATGCACAGTATGTGAAGAACTTAGATATTTAACCTTAGTATTTTCTTGTTTTAATATAAAGGATTAAATAGATAACGGAAGATCGATTGAAGGAAATCACTAAGTTGCACTTAGTGATTGGGAGGTATTGAAAGAATGGCAGATATAAATCGTCCGAGAGTATCGGAAATAAATATAAGTAATGAAATGCGTACATCATTCCTTGATTATGCGATGAGTGTAATTGTATCTCGTGCATTACCAGATGTACGTGATGGAATGAAACCAGTTCATCGTCGTATTCTTTATGCGATGAATGACTTAGGTATGCATTCAGATAAAGCATATAAAAAGTCAGCTCGTATTGTCGGTGAAGTTATTGGTAAATATCACCCACATGGTGATTCTGCTGTATATGAAACGATGGTACGTATGGCTCAAGATTTTAGTTATCGATATATGTTAGTAGATGGTCACGGAAACTTCGGTTCTGTCGATGGTGACTCAGCAGCGGCAATGCGTTATACCGAAGCTCGTATGTCTAAAATTTCCATGGAATTAATTCGTGATATTAATAAAGACACGATCGATTATCAAGATAACTATGACGGTACAGAAAGAGAGCCTGTTGTATTTCCAGCACGTTTTCCTAATTTACTAGTAAATGGTACATCTGGAATTGCAGTTGGTATGGCGACGAATATCCCACCTCATCATTTAGGTGAAACAATTGATGCTGTATTAGCCGTTAGTCAAAATCCTGACATTACTATAGACGAAATAATGGAAAATCATCTTCCAGGACCTGATTTTCCAACAGCGGCACAAATATTAGGACGAAGCGGTATTCGAAAAGCATATGAGACTGGTAAAGGATCGATTACTATTCGTGCGAAATTGAATATTGAACAAGGTAAAAATGATAAAGAAACAATTATTGTCACTGAGTTACCTTACCAGGTTAACAAAGCAAAGCTAATCGAAAAAATAGCAGAATTAGTACGTGATAAGAAAGTGGAAGGTATCACCGATCTGCGTGATGAATCTGATCGTAATGGAATGCGTATTGTCATTGAATTAAGACGTGATGCAAATGCGAATGTTGTACTTAATAATTTATATAAGCATACGTCCCTACAAACTACCTTTGGCATCAATATGCTAGCACTTGTAGATGGACAACCAAGAGTTCTTAATATAAAGCAATGTCTTAGCTACTACTTAGAGCATCAAAAAGTCATCATAAAACGTCGTACGCAATTTGAATTAAATAAAGCGGAAGCACGTGCACATATTCTAGAAGGTCTACGCATAGCACTTGATCACTTGGATGAAGTAATCGAATTAATCCGTAGTTCAAAGACAGCGGATATTGCCCGCGAAGGCTTAATGGAAAGATTTAAGTTAAGTGAGAAACAAGCACAAGCTATCTTAGATATGCGTCTTCAACGTTTAACTGGATTAGAACGAGAAAAAATTGAAGATGAATATAAAGAGCTTAAGGCTTTGATTGAAGAATTAAAAGCAATTTTAGCGGATGAAGAAAAAGTATTAGAAATCATTCGTGAAGAATTAATGGAGATCAAAGAAAAATATAAAGAAGATCGAAGAACAGAAATAGTAGCAGGTGGAGCAGGATTCTTTGAAGATGAAGATCTTATTCCAGAAGAAAATATCGTAATAACGTTAACTCATCAAGGTTATATCAAGCGATTACCTGCATCTACGTACCGCACACAAAAACGTGGTGGACGCGGAATACAAGGAATGGGTACCAATGAGGATGATTTTGTAGAACATCTAGTATCTACTTCTACACATGATACGATCCTCTTCTTTACCAACAAAGGGAAGGTATATAAGGCGAAAGGATATGAAATTCCGGAGTTCAGCCGAACTGCAAAAGGAATACCGATTATCAACCTCCTTCAAGTTGAAAAAGGAGAATGGGTAAATGCTGTAATATCAGTTAATCAATTTGATGAAGAAGCATACTTATTCTTTACAACAAAACATGGAATTGCGAAGCGTACAACACTTGAGAAATTCCGTAATATCCGTAAAGGTGGATTAATTGCTGTTAACCTTAGGGAAGATGATGAACTCATTTCTGTTCGTCTGACTGATGGCCAAAAAGAAATAATGATAGCAACGAAGAATGGTTATCTTATTCGTTTTGAAGAAACACAAATTCGGTCTATGGGACGAACTGCTGCTGGTGTAAAAGGAATTTCCTTACGTGGCGATGATGTCGTTGTTTCCATGGAAATTATAGAACCAGGATCTAAAATTCTTCATGTTACCAACAAAGGATTCGGTAAACAAACCGATGAAGCAGAATACCGTCGTATTAATCGTGGAGGTAAAGGGGTATTTACTTGTAAAATAGATGAAAAGACGGGATATGTTGTTGCTGTGAAAGCAGTAAATGGCGACGAAGACTTAATGTTAATTACTATTGCCGGTGTATTAATCCGAATACAAGTGCAGGACATTTCACAAACGGGTAGAAATACAAAAGGGGTTCACTTAATTCGATTGCAGGATGGTGAAGAAGTAGCTACGGTTACTCGTATAGAAAAAGATGAAGAAGAAGTCGAGGATATTGAAGTAGTAGAAGGAGAAACAACGGATTCATCAACAGAGTCAAACGAAGATAACGAATAGTTAATGAAGTGCTGTCTCTTATGTTAATAGAGGCAGCACTTCCATATTATCTATCTTAGGGGGAAATGTTATATGAAAGTGAAGACTTCACATCTCATGCCTGGATATGTATTACAAAAAGATATTATCGGTAAATCCAATCGGCCAATTGCATTAAAAGGGACAGAACTCACAGAACATCAAATCCAAATGATTCGTAAATTTCTAATCGATACTGTCGAAATTGATGAGCCGTTATCTGGTAATAAACCGAGTAAGAAAGTAAAAGAACAAACAGAAGAAAAGAAAGCAGTAGATAATATTCGTTCTGCTTCTATACAGGATAAGGAAAATGGATATAAATACTTTCTCAAAGTGTATAAAAATGTTGTAAATGTCTTTAAAGAACAATTTTTACAATGGCAACAATCTATGCCTATTTCTATACCAGATTTACGAAATGCTATTATTCCCTTGCTAGAGGAATTAGAGAACATAGATGCCAATGTGATTTTCTCTCTGCATCATTATGCACGTTCTGACGAATACATTTTTCATCATAGTGTAGCAACTTCATTGATATCGGCGTTCATCGCGAAGGAAATGGGCTATCGACGAGGGGAATGGATTCAAGTTGGGTTGGCTGGAGTTCTTTGTGATTGTGGAATGGCGAAAATGGATACAGATGTAATTCAAAAACAAGGATCTTTAACATCCGAAGAATTCAAAAATATCAAAAAACACCCACAAACAAGTTATGCCATGATCAAAGATCTTCCTTCTTTAACAAGTGGAGTACAACTCGCTGTTTTACAACATCACGAACGGGGCAATGGAGAAGGATATCCTTTAGGCATGACGTTAAATAAAGTACACCCTTATGCTCGGATTATAGCAGTTGCGGATTCTTATCATGCAATGGCAACCACGACCTGTTATCGTAAGGCAAGGAATCTCGTGAATGTAATAGAGGAATTACATATTAGCACGATTCGTTTATATGATCCAGACGTAGTGAACACATTTCTGAATATCTTCTCTAACTGGTTAGAAAATTCAAAAGTAGTACTAAATAACGGAATTACTGGAGAAATTGTATTTGTAAATAAACAAGAACCAACACGTCCGATTGTAAAAAGTAATGACAGCGATGATATATTCTCGTTAGAACAGCTTCCGGAATTATATATAGATAAGATAATTGGCTAAAATGATGAGCCTATTCTATTTTATTGGTATCTCTTATAGTATTCAAAAAGAGATTAATTACTTCTCGTTACATGCAGAATAAATAGAATGGAGCTCTTTCTCTATTAAATAAGGAATTTTCCTTCTCGTAATTTCTAAAAAATGATCAATCATTGGATAAGCACTATCTGCTTTTGATACCATTAATTCGCCCCACCACTCTGTCTCATAACGACAAAGCATACTCAAATTATACAAAATTAAATAATGTACGATTATTTCCGAGTATGGAAAGTAAATATCCCGTGATGCAGGAAAATATAATCGTTGATTATCCATATGAACAAAAAATGGACCATTAGCTTGCATTATTCCTTCTCGTAAATCGATTCTAAACAAAGTAGTTTGTTCACTAACCCTCTTAATAGGTGGAAGGAAAGGTTGAATACGCTGTACAAATGCATTTCGTGTCAAATGAAAACGATCTAATATCGATGTAGGAAATAATAATTGGTCACTATTAATTTCCCCTATATCAATTAATGTTTTCCGTTGTTGATAGTTCCATAACACATGTAATTCAGGAATGTTAGCTAATAATAATCGCATGGTTGCTTTCTCCAAAGGAAAAGGGTTGAAGTGATACATATGTTTTGCAAAATATGGGAAAAGTCCTTGTTGTTGAATCTTGACTTCATCATCAAAAAACTGATAATCCTTTCGTTTTCGCTTTCTTGAAGTTACTCCATGGGCAAGTAATGCAGTACTTTCAGGATAATCCGCACGCTTGGTTAATAACCATCCTTTTAAGAGATGGACCATGCCATAAAAATAAAGAACCGGTCTTACAATTGGACTGCTTTCTTCTCCACTTTTATAAAACTGTATGCCGTGTTGAATATAGTGCATAAACGTTGTGCCATTTTGATAGCTTTTTTTCGTTTGTCCATCGATATTTTGATAACATTTATGTAAAAATGACTGTGCATTTTCTTGAGCACTTAAATGTGTAAACAACTGATTTGTTTCCATCATTCTCCAACCTCATAACTATCATAATATTTTGAATTACAGTTCTTCTTTTTTACAAATTTATCTTCTTGAAAAAGCGAAAAATATAGAGTAATGTAAATAAAAATAGCTTTGTTAGTACTTTTAGTTTGAGCGAGATTACTGGCATTATTCATGCCTAGAAAATGATATTACCGCTATTAGCTATAATTGCAAAAGCGGTTAAAATATGGGAATTCAAATATAAAAGGAGGAAGTAAAAATGAGAGAAGACAAGTTTGCAAAAGAAGGATTAACCTTTGATGATGTATTATTAATGCCTGCAAAATCGGAAGTATTGCCAAATCAAGTAGATTTAAGTGTTGAATTGACTTCTACGCTTAAATTAAAATCTCCATTCATTAGTGCTGGTATGGATACAGTTACAGAAGCTGAAATGGCGATTGCAATGGCACGTCAAGGTGGATTTGGTGTTATTCATAAAAATATGTCGATTGAAGATCAAGCGGAACAGGTAGATAAAGTAAAACGTTCTGAGAGTGGTGTCATTACGAATCCATTCTTTTTAACTCCAGAGCATCAAGTTTATGATGCAGAGCATTTAATGGGTAAGTTTCGTATTTCTGGTGTTCCAATTGTAAACAATATTGAAGAACAAAAACTTGTCGGTATTTTAACGAATCGTGATCTTCGTTTTATACAAGATTATTCGATCTCTATTTCAGAAGTAATGACAAGTGAAAATCTTGTAACTGCTCCTGTAGGAACAACCTTAGAAGAAGCAGAAAAGTTACTTCAGAAATATAAAATTGAAAAACTTCCACTGGTAGATAATCAAGATATATTAAAAGGACTTATTACAATTAAAGATATTGAGAAAGTCATTGAATTCCCAAATTCAGCGAAAGATGCTCAAGGAAGATTAATCGTAGGAGCAGCTGTAGGTGTAACTGGCGATGCGATGAAACGCATTGAAAAACTAGTTAGTGTTGGAGTCGATGCAATTGTTATTGATACAGCTCATGGACACTCACAAGGAGTACTTGACCAATTAAGAAATATTCGTCAAGCATACCCAGATCTTCAAATCATAGCTGGTAATGTAGCTACATCAGAGGGGACAAAAGCATTAATCGAAGCAGGTGTATCGGTAGTTAAAGTAGGAATTGGACCCGGATCTATTTGTACCACTCGTGTTGTAGCTGGAGTAGGGGTACCACAAATTACTGCAGTTCATGATTGTGCTGTAGCTGCTGCAGAGTATGGTGTTCCGATTATCGCGGATGGAGGAATTAAATACTCTGGCGATATTGTAAAAGCACTAGCAGCTGGTGCACATGCAGTTATGATTGGAAGTATGTTCGCAGGTGTATCAGAAAGCCCGGGAGAAACAGAAATCTTCCAAGGACGTCAATATAAAGTATATCGTGGAATGGGCTCGGTTGGAGCCATGGAAGCTGGTTCAAAAGATCGTTACTTCCAGAGTGAATCGGAAAACAAAAAACTTGTACCAGAAGGAATTGAAGGCCGTGTAGCTTACAAAGGACCATTGAGTGACACATTCCATCAGCTTGTTGGTGGTTTACGTTCTGGAATGGGATATTGTGGTACAAAAACAATAGAGGATCTTCGTAATGATGGTAAATTTATCCGTATAACAAATGCTGGATTACGTGAAAGTCATCCACATGATGTACAAATCACGAAAGAAGCACCAAACTATTCGTTATAAAGTGAAACTTCATGAATAACTACTTGGTAAAGTGAATATCATCATTTTTTAATAAAAATGTAAATAAATTTTTCCTTTGCCATACAATTGCCATATTCCTAGATTAAAATAGATGGGGGGACAATCCTCATCTATTTTTTTTATGTCTGCTATGTTAAAATATGAAAGGTGCTAAGCAGAATACATAGTATTATGTAATATAGCGATACTTATGATGGAGGTACAAGAAATTGAGAAATAAATTAAACAAAGTTTTACTGTTAGCGGTAGCAAGCATCCTCGTATTTACATCCATGTTGACAGCCACAACAACTGTCCAAGCAAATGAATTAGACCTAGTATCTGAATCAGCAATACTCGTGGATGGTGAAACAGGCAAGGTCCTGTATGCAAAAAATCCTGATGTTGCGTTACCTCCTGCTAGCATGACAAAAATGATGACAGAATATCTTGTTTGGGAAGCAATTGAAAATGGCAATATCACGTGGGATACAACAACAGAAATTAGTGATTATCCATATAGTATATCCGCAAATAATTCTTTTTCTGGTGTTGGATTAAAACAACAACAGGAATATACAGTAAAAGAATTATATGAAGCGATGGCGATTAACTCCGATAATGCAACAACAATTGCATTAGCAGAATTAATTGCTGGTTCTGAATCTGAGTTTGTTAAAATGATGAATGAAAAAGGTGAAGAAATGGGTTTACAAGAATTTAAGTTTGTAAACTCTACTGGATTAGATAATGAAGATTTAGGTGATAATTATCCGGAGGGAACAAACCCAAACGATACGAATCTATTATCTGCACGTTCAGCAGCTCTATTAGCCTATCATTTAGTTAATGACTATGAAGAAGCATTAGAAATTTCTAGCATTCCGCAAACCACGTTTGGTGGACAAACCATCAATAACTGGAACTACATGCTTCCGCATGAAGGAGAAAACCTAGCATCGTATTATTACGAAGGTGTCGATGGGTTAAAGACAGGCTTTACGGACTTAGCTGGTTATAGTTTTACAGGAACAGCGGAACGTAATGGACAACGATTAATTACCGTAGTAATGAAAACTGGAAGTGAAACCGAACGATTTGAAGAGACAGCGAAGTTATTAGACTATGGTTTCTCTAATTTTGAAAATACAGAGCTATTTTCAGCAGGATATCAAGAAGAAGGAAATGAAACGGTACCGGTAGCAAAAGGTAAAGAAGACCAGGTGTCGATATCACTTCAAGATAGCGTTAGTGTACCAATTAAAGCAGACGAAAAAGATTTATATCATTTAGAATATAACATAGATCAAGATCGATTGAATGAAGATGGTGAATTAATTGCTCCCATTGAAGCAAATGAAGCAATTGGAACAGCGAAGCTTGTCTATGATGGTGAAACCGAAGATTATGGATATATAAGTGATGCAGGTTCGAATACAGGAGAGTTCACACTTGTAACGAATGAAGCAGTTGAAAAATCAAATTGGTTTATGCTAACGCTACAAGCAATTGGAGACTTCTTTGTAAATATATTTACAAGTGCAGTGGATTGGATTAAAGGCTTATTTAGCTAATCCTTTCTATTTTGAACGATACTAACTAGGCAATCTTATTAACTTTTGTATAAGGTCTTGCAATGTTGGTAAAAATTGATTATGATATACCTTAATAAATGAGATGTAATGATAGGAAGTAGTAGTGATAGTTTGATCTTTAGAGAGTCAATGGTTGGTGTAAATTGACGTTCAACTATAATGAATCCATCCTTGAACATGCTTATGAAGGAATTAATTCTGTAAGTAAGCACGGCAGACACCGTTAAAAGTTATTAGAGCCGGAAGGTATACATATGCCTTCAATCAGGGTGGCAACGCGGGAAATAACACTCTCGTCCCTTTTTCACAGGGACGGGAGTTTTTTATTTGGATATTTATATTTTTCCCTGTATTACTATCAATACCGA encodes:
- the gyrA gene encoding DNA gyrase subunit A → MADINRPRVSEINISNEMRTSFLDYAMSVIVSRALPDVRDGMKPVHRRILYAMNDLGMHSDKAYKKSARIVGEVIGKYHPHGDSAVYETMVRMAQDFSYRYMLVDGHGNFGSVDGDSAAAMRYTEARMSKISMELIRDINKDTIDYQDNYDGTEREPVVFPARFPNLLVNGTSGIAVGMATNIPPHHLGETIDAVLAVSQNPDITIDEIMENHLPGPDFPTAAQILGRSGIRKAYETGKGSITIRAKLNIEQGKNDKETIIVTELPYQVNKAKLIEKIAELVRDKKVEGITDLRDESDRNGMRIVIELRRDANANVVLNNLYKHTSLQTTFGINMLALVDGQPRVLNIKQCLSYYLEHQKVIIKRRTQFELNKAEARAHILEGLRIALDHLDEVIELIRSSKTADIAREGLMERFKLSEKQAQAILDMRLQRLTGLEREKIEDEYKELKALIEELKAILADEEKVLEIIREELMEIKEKYKEDRRTEIVAGGAGFFEDEDLIPEENIVITLTHQGYIKRLPASTYRTQKRGGRGIQGMGTNEDDFVEHLVSTSTHDTILFFTNKGKVYKAKGYEIPEFSRTAKGIPIINLLQVEKGEWVNAVISVNQFDEEAYLFFTTKHGIAKRTTLEKFRNIRKGGLIAVNLREDDELISVRLTDGQKEIMIATKNGYLIRFEETQIRSMGRTAAGVKGISLRGDDVVVSMEIIEPGSKILHVTNKGFGKQTDEAEYRRINRGGKGVFTCKIDEKTGYVVAVKAVNGDEDLMLITIAGVLIRIQVQDISQTGRNTKGVHLIRLQDGEEVATVTRIEKDEEEVEDIEVVEGETTDSSTESNEDNE
- a CDS encoding HD-GYP domain-containing protein, which produces MKVKTSHLMPGYVLQKDIIGKSNRPIALKGTELTEHQIQMIRKFLIDTVEIDEPLSGNKPSKKVKEQTEEKKAVDNIRSASIQDKENGYKYFLKVYKNVVNVFKEQFLQWQQSMPISIPDLRNAIIPLLEELENIDANVIFSLHHYARSDEYIFHHSVATSLISAFIAKEMGYRRGEWIQVGLAGVLCDCGMAKMDTDVIQKQGSLTSEEFKNIKKHPQTSYAMIKDLPSLTSGVQLAVLQHHERGNGEGYPLGMTLNKVHPYARIIAVADSYHAMATTTCYRKARNLVNVIEELHISTIRLYDPDVVNTFLNIFSNWLENSKVVLNNGITGEIVFVNKQEPTRPIVKSNDSDDIFSLEQLPELYIDKIIG
- a CDS encoding YaaC family protein, which gives rise to MMETNQLFTHLSAQENAQSFLHKCYQNIDGQTKKSYQNGTTFMHYIQHGIQFYKSGEESSPIVRPVLYFYGMVHLLKGWLLTKRADYPESTALLAHGVTSRKRKRKDYQFFDDEVKIQQQGLFPYFAKHMYHFNPFPLEKATMRLLLANIPELHVLWNYQQRKTLIDIGEINSDQLLFPTSILDRFHLTRNAFVQRIQPFLPPIKRVSEQTTLFRIDLREGIMQANGPFFVHMDNQRLYFPASRDIYFPYSEIIVHYLILYNLSMLCRYETEWWGELMVSKADSAYPMIDHFLEITRRKIPYLIEKELHSIYSACNEK
- the guaB gene encoding IMP dehydrogenase, coding for MREDKFAKEGLTFDDVLLMPAKSEVLPNQVDLSVELTSTLKLKSPFISAGMDTVTEAEMAIAMARQGGFGVIHKNMSIEDQAEQVDKVKRSESGVITNPFFLTPEHQVYDAEHLMGKFRISGVPIVNNIEEQKLVGILTNRDLRFIQDYSISISEVMTSENLVTAPVGTTLEEAEKLLQKYKIEKLPLVDNQDILKGLITIKDIEKVIEFPNSAKDAQGRLIVGAAVGVTGDAMKRIEKLVSVGVDAIVIDTAHGHSQGVLDQLRNIRQAYPDLQIIAGNVATSEGTKALIEAGVSVVKVGIGPGSICTTRVVAGVGVPQITAVHDCAVAAAEYGVPIIADGGIKYSGDIVKALAAGAHAVMIGSMFAGVSESPGETEIFQGRQYKVYRGMGSVGAMEAGSKDRYFQSESENKKLVPEGIEGRVAYKGPLSDTFHQLVGGLRSGMGYCGTKTIEDLRNDGKFIRITNAGLRESHPHDVQITKEAPNYSL